From the genome of Geminocystis herdmanii PCC 6308, one region includes:
- the cas12k gene encoding type V CRISPR-associated protein Cas12k (Type V-K CRISPR systems have also been known as with the large Cas12k protein, has also been known as type V-U5, and Cas12k as C2c5.), with protein sequence MIVYLIKNGSRIPKNNIETTKKYKRIKRKLEIKIRKLKRQVEMSIPSGRDLEGEKWLQTLILASNTMPVDQNESDSWFSALKRNSPSIPYPIVYETNEDLKWCLNDQNRICIKFSGLSDHLFLIYCDSRQLPYFRRFYEDQELKKASKDQFSSALFTLRSAMIIWKEDDGKGESWDKHKLYLHCTFDTDYWTLEGTQVIAQKKQEEVLNLIDRMKEKTDLTDTQKAFIQRKQTTLARLNNIFPRPSKPIYQGNPNLFLGVAMGLQEPVTIALVDVSTNKVILYRNIKQLLGDDYHLIRRRRNEKQKLNHQNHKARKRANFQQKGESNLGEYLDRLIAKSILQIAEEYQVSTIIVPRLNQIRSITEAEIQARAEERIPEYKEGQRKYAQDYCVQVHQWSYGRLIDNIKAISSKLGIVVEEGKQPKQGKFTDKALQLALSTQKNNRQNNPTKTNS encoded by the coding sequence GTGATCGTTTATCTGATCAAAAATGGTAGTCGCATTCCTAAGAACAATATTGAAACAACCAAGAAATATAAAAGAATCAAAAGAAAATTAGAAATCAAAATTCGTAAATTGAAAAGACAAGTGGAAATGTCTATTCCTTCTGGGAGAGATTTAGAGGGAGAAAAATGGTTACAAACTCTCATCCTTGCTTCTAACACGATGCCTGTAGATCAAAATGAGAGTGATAGTTGGTTTTCGGCATTGAAACGAAATTCTCCATCAATTCCCTATCCTATCGTTTATGAAACCAATGAAGATTTAAAATGGTGTTTGAATGACCAAAACCGTATTTGTATTAAATTTAGTGGTTTGAGTGACCATCTTTTTCTAATCTATTGTGATTCTCGTCAACTGCCTTATTTTCGCCGTTTTTATGAGGATCAGGAATTGAAAAAAGCCAGTAAAGATCAGTTTTCGAGTGCTTTATTTACCTTGCGTTCGGCTATGATCATCTGGAAAGAAGATGATGGAAAAGGAGAGTCGTGGGATAAGCATAAACTCTATTTACATTGTACTTTTGATACAGATTATTGGACTTTGGAAGGTACACAAGTCATTGCTCAAAAAAAGCAGGAGGAAGTGCTAAATCTCATTGATAGGATGAAGGAAAAGACGGATTTAACAGATACTCAAAAGGCGTTTATTCAACGGAAACAGACGACTCTTGCCCGACTTAATAATATTTTCCCTCGCCCTAGTAAGCCTATTTATCAAGGTAATCCGAATCTTTTTCTCGGTGTGGCAATGGGTTTACAAGAACCAGTTACGATCGCACTTGTGGATGTCAGCACCAATAAAGTGATTCTCTATCGTAATATCAAACAATTATTGGGGGATGACTACCATCTAATCAGGAGAAGACGAAATGAGAAACAGAAATTGAATCACCAAAACCATAAAGCAAGGAAAAGAGCTAATTTTCAACAAAAGGGGGAATCTAATCTGGGTGAATACCTCGATCGACTAATTGCTAAATCCATTCTTCAAATCGCTGAAGAGTACCAAGTATCAACTATTATCGTTCCTCGATTGAATCAGATACGATCGATTACTGAGGCTGAAATACAAGCAAGGGCAGAGGAGAGAATACCAGAATATAAGGAGGGGCAACGAAAATATGCACAGGATTATTGTGTACAAGTGCATCAATGGAGTTATGGTAGATTGATTGATAATATCAAAGCAATTTCTTCTAAATTGGGTATTGTCGTAGAGGAAGGCAAACAACCCAAACAGGGAAAGTTTACCGATAAGGCATTACAGTTAGCATTGAGTACCCAGAAAAATAATCGCCAAAATAATCCCACAAAGACAAATTCTTAA
- a CDS encoding argininosuccinate synthase, whose amino-acid sequence MSRANKVVLAYSGGVDTSVCIPYLQNEWGVKEIITLAADLGQGEELAPIQAKALKCGAVESLVENAIEEFVVDYAFPAIKANALYENRYPLSTALARPLIAKLLVRAAEKYGADAVAHGCTAKGNDQVRFDLGITALNPNLKILAPAREWNMSREETIAYGEKCGIESPVKKSSPYSIDRNLLGRSIEAGPLEDAMTEPPEEIYALTKSIADAPNEPQYVEITFEKGTPVAVDGNFLSPVDLITTLNEIAGNHGVGRLDMIENRVVGIKSREIYEAPALLVLIKAHEDLESLTLTSDVTHYKRSQVDLPYTRLVYEGLWYSPLKTALDAFIEKTQERVSGVVRIKFLKGNATIVGRRSENSLYTSALSTYGSDDKFDHKAAEGFIYIWGLSSRVWAEKTKKN is encoded by the coding sequence ATGAGTCGTGCCAATAAAGTAGTTTTAGCTTATTCTGGGGGAGTAGATACCTCCGTTTGTATTCCTTACTTACAAAATGAATGGGGAGTTAAAGAAATTATCACCCTAGCGGCAGATTTAGGGCAGGGTGAAGAATTAGCGCCTATTCAAGCAAAAGCCCTTAAATGTGGTGCTGTGGAGTCTTTGGTAGAAAATGCCATTGAGGAGTTTGTAGTTGATTATGCTTTTCCTGCCATCAAAGCCAATGCGTTGTACGAAAATCGTTATCCCTTATCCACTGCCTTAGCTCGTCCTTTAATTGCTAAACTGTTAGTACGCGCAGCAGAAAAATATGGTGCTGATGCCGTTGCCCATGGTTGTACTGCTAAAGGTAATGATCAAGTTCGTTTTGATTTGGGTATCACTGCATTAAACCCTAATTTAAAAATTCTCGCCCCTGCTAGAGAATGGAATATGAGTCGGGAAGAAACCATCGCCTATGGTGAAAAATGTGGCATTGAATCCCCTGTGAAAAAGTCTTCTCCCTATAGTATCGATCGAAATCTTTTAGGTCGTAGTATAGAGGCAGGTCCTTTGGAAGATGCCATGACTGAGCCACCCGAAGAAATTTACGCTTTAACCAAATCCATTGCGGATGCACCTAATGAGCCTCAATATGTAGAAATCACCTTTGAAAAAGGTACTCCTGTGGCGGTAGATGGAAACTTTTTATCTCCCGTTGACTTGATTACTACTTTAAATGAAATTGCAGGTAATCATGGCGTAGGGCGCTTAGACATGATCGAAAATCGAGTAGTAGGTATTAAATCCAGAGAAATTTATGAAGCACCAGCACTACTTGTATTAATTAAAGCTCACGAAGATTTAGAAAGCCTCACTCTTACCAGTGATGTCACCCACTATAAACGCTCTCAAGTTGATTTACCTTACACTCGTTTAGTCTATGAAGGTTTATGGTATAGCCCCCTCAAAACTGCTTTAGATGCTTTTATTGAGAAAACCCAAGAAAGAGTTAGCGGTGTAGTGCGCATTAAATTCTTAAAAGGTAATGCTACGATCGTGGGAAGAAGATCAGAAAATTCTCTTTATACTTCCGCATTGTCAACCTATGGTAGTGATGACAAATTCGATCATAAAGCCGCCGAAGGATTTATCTATATCTGGGGATTATCTTCCAGAGTTTGGGCGGAGAAAACAAAAAAAAATTAA
- a CDS encoding biotin--[acetyl-CoA-carboxylase] ligase: MEQIIFNLPDNFSSFMGMKNTISVYVYDTLASTNTQAWLLLSKNIQPPFIVISKQQTAGKGQRGNTWRSSLGGLYLSMALNLNSSIECANHLILWSILGVVKGLNKLYIPVKIKWLNDLILEEKKLGGILCETKIEKNRIKNIVIGVGINYQNSYPENGISLDKYFQDYHYYPINSLINLAEIISIEILKSYDNYLQLGINNLVNNYNQFLYNLGEKALLENIRGEILGINNQGNLQIKLLSSNASSKMNLSPENYSISYHKFPENFYLITQK, translated from the coding sequence ATGGAGCAAATAATTTTTAATTTACCTGATAATTTTTCTTCTTTTATGGGAATGAAAAATACTATTTCTGTTTATGTTTATGACACTCTAGCTTCTACTAATACTCAAGCATGGCTTTTACTTTCTAAAAATATTCAACCTCCTTTTATCGTTATTAGTAAACAACAAACCGCAGGAAAAGGACAAAGAGGTAATACTTGGCGATCGAGCTTAGGGGGATTATACTTGAGTATGGCACTAAATTTAAACAGTTCGATCGAATGTGCTAATCATCTAATTTTATGGAGTATTTTGGGCGTTGTCAAGGGGTTAAATAAATTATATATTCCCGTCAAAATCAAATGGTTAAATGATTTAATTTTAGAAGAAAAAAAGTTAGGCGGTATTTTGTGCGAAACTAAAATAGAAAAAAATCGGATTAAAAATATCGTCATTGGCGTGGGAATTAATTATCAAAATTCCTATCCCGAAAATGGCATTAGTTTAGATAAATATTTTCAAGATTATCATTATTATCCCATCAATTCATTAATTAATTTAGCAGAGATAATTTCGATCGAAATCCTTAAAAGCTATGATAATTATTTACAATTAGGTATAAATAATCTCGTTAATAACTATAATCAATTTCTGTATAACTTAGGAGAAAAAGCCTTATTAGAAAATATCAGAGGAGAAATTTTAGGGATTAACAATCAAGGGAATTTACAAATAAAATTACTATCATCTAATGCCAGTAGTAAAATGAATTTATCACCAGAAAATTACAGTATTTCTTATCATAAATTTCCTGAAAATTTTTACTTAATAACTCAAAAATAA
- a CDS encoding DUF3038 domain-containing protein, whose amino-acid sequence MMKEEQENLIDVDKVNNTPDKIKLIYLGILALDIKLESKVIPKTKSELDILIEYLVELLQKNDEVIRRACSLLEQIDNSDNADYYYGTVKDYLDKFFDLAKSDPLLTIEIDPKNQTIIPLKVLTNLLFYGSKSGKNFLKQQLQCL is encoded by the coding sequence ATGATGAAAGAAGAACAAGAAAATTTAATAGACGTTGACAAAGTAAACAATACCCCCGATAAAATTAAGTTAATTTATTTAGGAATTTTAGCATTAGATATTAAATTAGAATCGAAAGTTATTCCTAAGACTAAATCAGAATTAGATATATTAATAGAATACTTAGTAGAATTATTGCAAAAAAATGACGAAGTAATTAGACGAGCTTGTTCTTTATTAGAACAAATTGATAATTCTGACAATGCCGATTATTATTATGGCACAGTAAAAGATTACTTAGATAAATTTTTTGATTTAGCTAAATCTGATCCTCTTTTAACCATAGAAATTGATCCTAAAAATCAGACTATTATTCCCTTAAAAGTATTGACAAATTTGCTTTTTTATGGTAGTAAATCAGGTAAAAATTTCTTAAAACAACAATTACAATGTCTGTAA
- a CDS encoding 6-pyruvoyl trahydropterin synthase family protein — protein MECIVNRRAKFSASHRYWLPELSDEENQARFGANARFPGHGHNYILYVSIIGELDKFGMVQNLSEVKKVIKQEITSQLDYSYLNDTWVEFQETLPTTENIAKVIWERLSPYLPLVDIQLYEHSQLWVNYQGNNMEATLTVQTHFSAAHRLALPELSFEENSEIYGKCARPNGHGHNYHLEVSVTGEMDARTGMIIDLVALQKVIDDYVVEPFDHTFLNKDIPYFAEVVPTAENIAVYIAQLLQEPIKKLGAELDKVKLIESPNNSCEIFCRKSSLTKENKSNATLQPVLA, from the coding sequence ATGGAATGTATCGTCAATCGTCGGGCGAAATTTAGTGCCAGTCATCGCTATTGGTTGCCAGAATTATCCGATGAGGAAAATCAAGCCCGTTTTGGGGCAAATGCTCGTTTTCCCGGTCATGGACATAATTATATATTATATGTATCTATCATCGGGGAATTAGACAAATTTGGTATGGTGCAAAACTTGTCTGAGGTAAAAAAAGTCATCAAACAAGAAATCACCAGCCAATTAGATTATAGTTATCTTAATGATACATGGGTAGAATTTCAAGAAACTTTACCAACTACTGAAAATATTGCGAAGGTAATATGGGAACGTCTGTCACCTTATTTGCCATTAGTCGATATACAATTATACGAACATTCTCAACTTTGGGTTAATTATCAAGGAAATAATATGGAAGCTACTTTAACAGTTCAAACACATTTTAGCGCAGCGCATCGTTTAGCTTTACCTGAGTTAAGTTTTGAAGAAAATAGCGAAATTTATGGTAAATGTGCGCGCCCCAATGGTCACGGACACAACTATCATTTAGAAGTATCAGTAACCGGTGAAATGGATGCTCGTACTGGTATGATTATCGATTTAGTAGCTTTACAAAAAGTCATTGATGATTATGTGGTTGAACCTTTTGATCATACTTTCTTAAACAAAGATATTCCTTATTTTGCGGAAGTTGTGCCAACAGCAGAAAATATTGCGGTTTATATTGCTCAATTATTACAAGAACCTATTAAGAAGTTGGGAGCAGAACTTGATAAAGTTAAGTTGATTGAAAGTCCTAATAATTCTTGTGAAATTTTTTGTCGCAAATCAAGTTTAACTAAAGAAAATAAAAGTAATGCTACTTTACAACCTGTTTTAGCTTAA
- a CDS encoding DUF4926 domain-containing protein, translating to MKTTINEIDIVALTQNLPELGLIKGDTSMVVDIAESGIFLVDFFNKSGEIIVLESLKKEQI from the coding sequence ATGAAAACTACAATTAATGAAATTGATATTGTTGCTTTAACTCAAAATTTACCAGAATTAGGGTTAATTAAAGGAGACACAAGCATGGTGGTAGATATTGCTGAATCAGGGATATTTTTAGTTGATTTTTTTAATAAAAGTGGTGAAATAATTGTCTTAGAATCTTTAAAGAAAGAGCAAATATAA
- a CDS encoding tetratricopeptide repeat protein, translated as MTQNSNLSLSIIVKNEAKNLSNCLQSVQNFVDEIILVDTGSTDNTKEIAQSFGAKVYDYIWQDDFAEARNYALEYVNTDWVLVLDADEMLNPSIIPEIKDVITKQYALVVNLIREEIGSLSSPYSQLSRLFRRHPDIKFSRPYHALIDDAVLELQKKENHWKIIDLPEVAIQHFGYQPEIIASQDKTQRALKAMESYYSQNPNDAYVCSKLGALYIDLGEVKKGLKLLKTGLKSNLATTATIFELHYHLANTLVEQKQWETAIKHYQKAIELPILGKLKLGAYLNFGSVCYHGKDYENALKLYQACVAIEPNFAIAYYNLGLTYKALGRNFKAIDAYQSAIQINPNYPWSYQNLAVLLFKKGEIEDSIKAFQQAYNLHLTQNPIVAKQLQQELTNMGIIIS; from the coding sequence ATGACTCAAAACAGTAATCTTTCTCTTTCTATAATTGTCAAAAACGAAGCAAAAAATTTATCTAATTGTCTGCAAAGTGTGCAAAATTTTGTCGATGAAATTATTTTAGTTGATACTGGTTCAACGGACAATACCAAAGAAATTGCTCAAAGTTTTGGGGCAAAAGTTTATGATTATATCTGGCAGGATGATTTTGCCGAAGCTCGAAATTATGCCTTAGAATATGTGAATACAGATTGGGTTTTAGTATTAGATGCTGATGAGATGTTAAACCCTTCTATTATTCCCGAAATAAAAGACGTTATCACAAAACAATATGCTTTAGTCGTTAACTTAATTCGAGAAGAAATCGGCTCACTTTCTTCGCCTTATTCTCAACTATCTCGTTTGTTTCGCCGTCATCCTGACATTAAATTTTCTCGTCCTTACCATGCTTTAATTGATGATGCGGTATTAGAATTACAAAAAAAAGAAAACCATTGGAAAATTATCGATTTACCTGAAGTAGCCATTCAACATTTTGGTTATCAACCAGAGATTATCGCTTCTCAAGATAAAACACAACGGGCTTTAAAAGCGATGGAATCCTATTACTCTCAAAATCCCAATGATGCCTATGTGTGTAGTAAATTGGGTGCTTTGTATATTGATTTGGGAGAGGTCAAAAAAGGTCTAAAATTGCTTAAAACGGGCTTAAAATCGAATTTAGCTACCACAGCGACAATATTTGAGCTACACTACCATCTCGCCAATACCTTAGTAGAACAAAAACAATGGGAAACTGCCATTAAACATTATCAAAAAGCGATCGAACTCCCCATATTAGGTAAACTGAAGTTAGGTGCATATCTTAACTTTGGCAGTGTTTGTTATCACGGAAAAGACTATGAAAACGCCCTAAAACTATATCAGGCTTGTGTTGCCATCGAGCCGAATTTTGCCATTGCCTACTATAACTTAGGGTTAACCTACAAAGCATTAGGAAGAAATTTCAAAGCCATAGACGCATATCAAAGCGCCATTCAAATCAATCCCAATTATCCTTGGTCATACCAAAATTTAGCCGTATTATTATTTAAAAAGGGAGAGATAGAAGACAGTATAAAAGCTTTTCAACAAGCCTATAATTTACATTTAACTCAAAATCCGATCGTCGCCAAACAACTGCAACAAGAATTAACAAATATGGGGATAATTATTAGCTAA
- the tnpA gene encoding IS200/IS605 family transposase has translation MKNDFYSRGRSVSDLKAHLVLTTKYRRNVFTAEMLTRLHEITEGLLEQWECRLVEINGEEDHVHILFQYHPAMELSKFVNNFKSVSSRKLRQEFPEQIKKFYGQEVFWNSSYFIASCGGVTITTLRKYIENQSRPDSLNPDGDSSHAET, from the coding sequence ATGAAAAATGATTTTTATAGTCGAGGTAGATCCGTGAGTGACTTAAAAGCTCACCTAGTCTTAACTACCAAATATAGAAGAAACGTATTTACAGCAGAAATGCTCACTCGTCTCCATGAAATCACTGAAGGCTTATTAGAACAGTGGGAATGTAGGTTGGTAGAGATAAACGGAGAAGAAGATCATGTCCATATTCTTTTCCAATACCATCCTGCTATGGAATTAAGTAAATTTGTCAATAATTTTAAAAGTGTATCGAGTAGAAAATTAAGACAAGAATTTCCTGAACAAATCAAAAAGTTTTATGGTCAAGAAGTCTTTTGGAATAGTTCATATTTTATCGCCTCTTGTGGGGGAGTAACTATAACAACACTTCGTAAATATATCGAAAACCAGAGTCGTCCTGACTCATTAAACCCTGACGGTGATTCATCCCACGCCGAAACATAG
- a CDS encoding RNA-guided endonuclease InsQ/TnpB family protein, translating to MILNYQYRCYPEVPQKSQLNNWLRVSQYWYNWQLGDRFRWWQENRSNYVIPSGDCCYISCSLPPLELKEKPSFYSQKKLLPEKKKDLIIVKHSGELLDLSTVPSQTLQDVSKRVDQTFERYIKGDCNGKRSGKPRFKSRYRTLKVEAQAIQIKRVEKDWLYLSCSKLNGWLKIRLHRGLPQGFSLKNILISKKADGWYCTLCLDAPTVPIFTPDKIVPTWDNSMGIDAVLSGDDYLATSEGQKLPSLKSFRKHQKELAKISRLKNHQKKGSKGRKKLALKEGKKHQQIARARKDHGYKTAHNLIRTDKKVFFVENLNLKGLSKRNKVKKDIEGKYLPNGQSAKSGLNKSWLDAAFGNFYEILSYIAEKAGAVVIKVNPAYTSQVLSYRDEIVFTDCSIREYYDLIEDIRVDRDINSSINIKRVGLDLFLTINRRSGKITKSKTGSTTKQVLAVLKRY from the coding sequence ATGATCCTTAATTATCAGTACCGATGCTATCCTGAAGTGCCTCAAAAAAGCCAGTTAAATAACTGGTTACGGGTGTCACAGTATTGGTATAATTGGCAATTAGGAGATCGTTTTCGTTGGTGGCAGGAAAATCGTAGTAACTATGTCATTCCAAGTGGCGACTGCTGTTATATCTCATGTAGTCTCCCACCATTGGAGTTAAAAGAAAAACCAAGTTTTTACTCACAGAAAAAGTTATTACCTGAGAAGAAAAAAGACTTAATTATAGTAAAACATTCAGGGGAATTACTTGATTTATCTACTGTACCTTCTCAGACTTTACAAGACGTATCAAAAAGGGTGGATCAAACTTTTGAAAGGTATATTAAAGGTGATTGTAATGGGAAAAGAAGCGGTAAACCACGTTTTAAAAGTCGTTATCGAACTTTAAAGGTAGAAGCTCAAGCCATTCAGATTAAAAGGGTTGAGAAAGATTGGCTTTATTTGTCTTGCTCAAAACTTAACGGATGGCTAAAAATTAGGCTACATCGTGGTTTACCTCAAGGTTTTTCTCTTAAAAATATCCTTATTTCTAAAAAGGCTGATGGTTGGTATTGTACTTTGTGTTTAGATGCTCCTACTGTACCTATTTTTACACCTGATAAAATTGTGCCAACTTGGGATAATTCAATGGGAATAGATGCAGTATTATCAGGCGATGATTATCTTGCTACTTCTGAAGGACAAAAACTACCTTCTCTCAAGTCTTTTCGTAAACATCAAAAAGAATTAGCAAAGATTTCTCGCCTGAAAAACCATCAGAAAAAAGGTAGTAAAGGGAGAAAAAAACTTGCCTTAAAAGAAGGTAAAAAACATCAACAAATAGCCAGAGCGAGAAAGGATCATGGTTACAAAACAGCCCATAATTTAATTCGTACGGATAAAAAAGTCTTCTTTGTCGAAAACTTGAATCTTAAAGGATTATCAAAACGAAATAAAGTCAAAAAAGATATTGAAGGTAAATACTTACCCAATGGGCAATCTGCTAAGTCAGGGTTAAATAAATCTTGGCTAGATGCGGCTTTTGGGAATTTTTATGAAATACTGTCGTACATAGCCGAAAAAGCTGGTGCAGTGGTAATAAAAGTCAATCCTGCTTATACATCACAAGTCCTTTCTTATCGTGATGAAATAGTATTTACTGATTGTTCTATACGAGAATATTACGATCTTATTGAAGATATAAGGGTTGATCGTGACATTAATTCAAGTATAAATATAAAAAGAGTCGGGCTGGATCTGTTCCTGACTATAAATCGGCGTAGTGGGAAAATAACCAAGTCCAAGACTGGTAGTACCACAAAGCAAGTTCTAGCAGTCCTTAAAAGATACTAG
- a CDS encoding pre-16S rRNA-processing nuclease YqgF produces the protein MILGFDPGRDKCGLALVNNYKQILYNKVISSEDSIEIINDLINKYQPFKLVMGNQTTSKEWKKRLINNLNLSIEIVLVDEKNSTVEARQKYWEMYPPQGLTKLIPKGLRIPPRPVDDIVALILIDRYLGVT, from the coding sequence ATGATTCTAGGATTTGATCCGGGTAGAGATAAGTGTGGATTGGCTTTAGTTAACAATTATAAGCAAATTTTATATAATAAAGTGATCTCAAGTGAAGATTCGATCGAGATCATCAATGATTTAATCAATAAATATCAACCTTTCAAGTTAGTAATGGGAAATCAAACTACTTCTAAGGAGTGGAAAAAACGCTTAATTAATAATCTAAACTTATCTATCGAGATAGTTTTAGTGGACGAAAAAAATAGTACTGTGGAAGCCAGACAAAAATATTGGGAAATGTATCCCCCCCAAGGTTTAACAAAATTAATTCCCAAGGGTTTAAGGATTCCACCTCGTCCCGTTGATGATATTGTAGCTCTTATCCTGATCGATCGATACTTAGGAGTTACGTGA
- a CDS encoding TerC family protein, whose protein sequence is MLDQILHPSIDFGIDTAFILIILVALEAVLSADNAIALASIAQGLKDEKEQNYALNIGLLMAYVLRMLLIVTATWVIKYWQFSLLGGLYLLWLTYQYFSESDEQKEEGASKLNFKNLWQAIPMIAFTDLAFSLDSVTTAIAVADEIWLIIAGGTIGVIALRFLAQLFIRWIEEFTHLQDAGFITVGLVGLRLIVKVIDPNIVPPEWLMISVIIGMFVWGFSKKNELEQNP, encoded by the coding sequence ATGCTTGACCAAATTTTACATCCCTCTATTGATTTTGGTATTGACACCGCCTTTATCTTAATTATTCTAGTGGCTTTAGAAGCCGTTTTATCCGCCGACAACGCCATCGCCTTAGCCTCCATCGCCCAAGGATTGAAAGACGAAAAAGAACAAAACTACGCCCTAAATATTGGCTTATTAATGGCTTACGTTTTAAGAATGCTCTTAATTGTAACCGCTACTTGGGTTATTAAATATTGGCAATTTTCTTTATTAGGGGGCTTGTATTTATTATGGTTAACCTATCAGTATTTTTCTGAAAGTGACGAACAAAAAGAAGAAGGTGCATCGAAACTTAACTTTAAAAATCTCTGGCAAGCAATTCCCATGATTGCCTTTACGGATTTAGCCTTTTCCCTTGATAGCGTTACCACCGCCATCGCTGTCGCTGATGAAATCTGGTTGATTATCGCTGGAGGTACGATCGGCGTTATTGCCCTACGTTTTCTTGCCCAATTATTTATTCGTTGGATTGAAGAATTTACCCACTTACAAGACGCAGGATTTATCACCGTTGGTTTAGTCGGTTTAAGATTAATTGTTAAAGTAATTGATCCTAACATTGTTCCTCCCGAATGGCTCATGATTAGCGTCATTATCGGAATGTTTGTCTGGGGATTTTCTAAAAAAAATGAACTTGAACAAAACCCATAA
- a CDS encoding AI-2E family transporter produces MNDSKRSISVSVGSIALVTVTILLIILLWQLKSLLVILMISAVLAATLAPIVDYGEKIRIPRWLGVILAYLLIILLITTAGLIIGPTVITQIQRLLQKLPTYLDIITTLTQSLIIRFGITEPKALNLIDQWLDLQGLTAWAVKWSQKLIVSSLGITKGIVGGVLNVLLAIIFSGYMLAGSSKLIKDFVSLFPSPWDSRLEAQFPLVSDRMGKYIQGRILVSLILGVAITIGLKFIGITEFALGLGVIAGFTNLIPFFGPVLGSIPALIVAIAQNSWTFWWVLLLFVIIQNVETYVLDPLLVGSSVKVQPLYQLLAVLGGVQVLGIIGAIIAPPWVAGAGVVIDNLYLKSKDSNSFMEIATLEINNDSISTQAK; encoded by the coding sequence ATGAATGACTCAAAACGATCGATCTCTGTTTCTGTGGGTAGTATTGCTTTAGTTACCGTTACCATCCTTTTAATCATCCTGTTGTGGCAACTGAAAAGTTTATTAGTTATCTTGATGATTTCCGCAGTATTGGCGGCTACCCTAGCCCCTATTGTCGATTATGGCGAAAAAATTAGGATTCCTCGATGGTTAGGGGTAATTTTAGCCTATTTACTCATTATTTTACTGATTACCACCGCAGGTTTAATTATTGGCCCTACTGTCATCACTCAAATTCAAAGATTATTACAAAAACTTCCCACCTATTTAGACATCATCACAACTCTAACCCAATCATTGATTATTCGATTTGGCATTACCGAACCAAAAGCCTTAAACTTAATTGATCAATGGCTAGATTTACAAGGTTTAACGGCATGGGCAGTAAAATGGAGTCAAAAATTAATTGTTAGCTCGTTAGGTATTACAAAAGGCATTGTGGGAGGTGTGTTAAACGTGCTTCTTGCCATCATCTTTTCTGGTTATATGTTGGCAGGTTCGAGTAAATTAATTAAAGATTTTGTGAGTTTATTCCCCTCCCCTTGGGATAGTCGTTTAGAGGCTCAATTTCCCCTCGTGAGCGATCGTATGGGAAAATATATTCAAGGTAGAATCCTTGTATCGTTAATTTTAGGAGTAGCCATTACCATCGGCTTAAAATTTATTGGTATTACCGAATTTGCTTTAGGCTTAGGAGTTATCGCAGGTTTTACGAACTTAATACCTTTTTTTGGTCCTGTTTTAGGCTCAATTCCAGCCTTAATTGTGGCGATCGCACAAAATAGCTGGACATTTTGGTGGGTACTCTTACTATTTGTCATCATTCAAAATGTAGAAACCTATGTTTTAGATCCCCTTTTAGTGGGTTCAAGTGTTAAAGTACAACCTTTATACCAATTATTAGCAGTGTTGGGCGGAGTGCAAGTATTAGGCATTATTGGAGCAATAATTGCTCCTCCTTGGGTAGCCGGGGCAGGTGTCGTCATCGATAATCTATATTTGAAATCCAAAGATTCTAACAGTTTCATGGAAATAGCTACCCTCGAAATTAATAACGATTCAATAAGTACTCAGGCAAAATAA
- a CDS encoding type II toxin-antitoxin system RelE family toxin: protein MRVEYRKLFLKDLKKLKNQSIYEQIIDLVFKQIPSANSLQDLSQVKAMKGYPNRYRIRIGSYRLGIEENQDTIEIVRVLHRKEFYRYFP, encoded by the coding sequence ATGAGAGTTGAATATCGAAAATTATTTTTAAAAGATTTAAAAAAACTGAAAAATCAATCTATTTATGAGCAAATTATTGATTTGGTATTTAAACAAATTCCTTCGGCTAATTCTTTACAAGATTTATCTCAAGTTAAAGCGATGAAAGGTTATCCAAATCGTTATCGTATTCGTATTGGTAGTTATCGCTTAGGCATAGAAGAAAATCAAGACACCATTGAAATTGTGAGAGTTCTTCATCGTAAAGAATTTTATCGTTATTTTCCTTAA